CAGGATGGCATTCGCTTTTTGCCCACTCCTCTACCCCCTGGGGATTCGGCATCGCTTGCACTTTGCTTACTGTTCGGCTATTCCAACAGACCCCATCGGGCTTACCTTGTTTCATCGATAACCCATTAACCAAGTGTTTAGGTGCCCCGACTCCCGCGATAGCGCTTGGAACTGCGAATCAGCAATCTGGGAGTGCTGATCCCGACTACTTGCCTTTTGGCTCAAGCGTGTCAGAGTGTTTCGCTTGTCTTGCATAACGCGGTTTATAAGGGGTTCACTTTCGTTCACCATGCACCTGTAACCTAGCTCCGGTTCGAATCACCCTATCGAACTCGGCTACATTGTCTCGTGAGCTAGCGCAAGACAGCGTTACCGCCATCCCACGTCACGGTAGGTTCGCGCCCGCAGTTCTGGGCGGGTGGATTCACACCACATGATTATCGACAACTTACAAGTCGCAACTCAGATGTACAACAACAAAAGTGTTTATAAATAGAACATCCCTAATCGCTTGAACGCCGAATAACCGGTCCAATAAAAGGTTAATATCATACAGATAAATCCTTAGGAGTGTACAATCGATGGAAAACATGATGGCTGTGAGCGGCTCTGGCTCGCAATCCGGAACGACTCAAAAAACACTTGGCCAGTATTTGTTCGATTGCCTGAAGCTGGAGGGCATTACTGAAATTTTTGGTGTCCCCGGAGACTATAATTTTACACTGCTAGATACGCTGGAACGGTATAACGGCATCCGGTTTATCAATGGACGGAACGAACTGAACTCGGGCTATGCGGCGGATGGCTACGCAAGAATCAAAGGCATAGCCGCTCTTATTACGACCTTTGGAGTAGGGGAACTCAGTGCCTGCAATGCAATAGCTGGTGCCAACAGCGAGAATGTGCCGATGATTCACATTGTGGGGGCTCCTCCTGAGAAGGATCAAACGGAGCACAAGCTGATGCACCACACTCTAATGGACGGAAATTTTAATGTCTTTCGAACCGTGTATGAGCAGATTACGGCTTATACCGCAGTGCTCACGCCGGAAAACGCCGAGATTGTAATTCCGACCGCGATTCGCATTGCGAAGGAAAAGAAAAAGCCGGTATACCTGGTTGTAGCCGATGATTTAGTGACCAAGCCGATCAACATCCGGAAAGAGCCGGAACCGACACGTCCAACGTCCAACCTGAAAACCCTTCAGGCAGCAGCAGATCATGTCCGCCAACTACTGGAGCGTGCCCACCGCCCGGTTATTCTAGTCGACCTCAAAACGATGCGTTTCGGCCTTCAGACAGCGGTTCGCCAGCTGGCCGACGCCATGAACGTTCCTGTTGTGACGATGATGTCAGGAAAGGGAGCATTCGACGAGACCCATCCCAACTATATCGGAATGTATGAAGGAGCTTTTGGTAGTTCCTTAGTTCAAAAGACGGTAGAAAATGCTGACTGTGTCATTGCGGTCGGCATGGTATGGTCAGACATTAACACCGCAACGTTCACCGCAAAGCTAAATCCGCTGGTAACGGTTAATATTCAACCGGACATGGTCAAGGTCGCTGAAGCGGAATATTCGAATGTATTGGCAGCCGACATGCTGCTTGCGGTACAGAAATTGGGGTACAGGGGCCAAGGAGTGCGGGGAAATGTGTCATTCCCGTACGACCAAATCACCGGCAGTGTTGACCAACCGCTGAATGCGGCCGATTATTATCCCCGTTTTCAGCAGATGCTGAAAGAGGGCGATATTGTCATCGCCGAGACCGGATCGTTCTACTATGGGATGGCGCAGGTCAGACTGCCGCGCAATGTAACATATATTGCGCAAGGAGGCTGGCAGTCAATCGGATACGCCACACCCTCAGCGTACGGTGCTAGTATCGCCGCACCAGACCGTCGGGTACTGCTTTTTACGGGGGACGGCTCCCTGCAGCTCGCAGCCCAGGAAATCAGCTCCATGCTCTATTATGGCTGTAAGCCCATTATCTTGGTTTTGAACAACGATGGTTATACCATCGAGAAATATTTGAATGTCAAAACAGAGATAAAGGATCAGCGATATAACCAAATCCCGCGCTGGTCTTACACCAAGCTCGCTGAAGTATTTGGAGGCGATGCGTTTACCATGACAGTCCGGACGAATGGAGAGCTTGATCGAGCTTTAACCCAAGCTGAGAAGGAACATGCCGGAAGACTCTGCATCATTGAAATGATCGCCAGCGATCCGATGGACGCACCCGAGTATATGGTCCGGATGCGCAGTTATATGGAGAAGCAGCAAAGTCAGAAATAGTCCCCGATTGACAAGGGTGTTCCTGATATGATCTTTCAGGGGCATCCTTTTTTTGCGTTTGCAAATTAATTTAGTCATTGTCTCCAAAGTATGTAAGCAATCCGCGCCAGAACTAGATATATAATGATCTAAAAAATATGGGACTGTCTAAACGGTCTATAATAGCCTTGGGCAGTCGTTTTTCTACAACTAACATAAAGGAGTTTCAATAAAAACCTCATTTAGTTATGATAAGGTTCTCCGAGTTCAAACCTCAAATGAATGTCATGACGTAAGCCTGGAAACTTATGTTCAATATATTGAAAGCAACTGGCCCTTCACTCGCCCCCTCAATTACCTGAAGAATTTGGGATGTTCTTATGGGACGAACCTGCCCTTAGGTTCAATAACCACTTTACAGGTTTGGTGAATTGTTATACAGACAAAACACAGCAAGCAGCCCCGTTATGATCGATGCGGTTGTTCTGAGTATAGTACTTTATTTGTCGGTACACGACCTTGTTTTCAGTACATAACTCTATTTTCCGCGATCACTTTACAAATTGCCACCAAGGTAGTATGCTGTCATTGTAACTGAATACGTTTTCAGAAAACGTATTCAGTTTATCGAGGTGATAGACATATGGTGACGATAAAAGACATCGCAAACACTGCAGGAACTTCACTCTCAACCGTTTCCCGAGTGCTAAACGGAATCGCGATCCGAGATAAGACACTCGCAGAAAAAATCCATAAAATTGCGGAGCAGATGAACTATCAACCCAATGAGGCAGGGCGAAACCTGCGAATGGGCTCGGACGACGACTTCGGACCCGTGCTAGAAATTCGCTCTAGACAAGACGTGAACGTGAAGCGACTCATTGCGGCGGAAGCTGCGAAAATGGTCACGGCTCGCGATGTTGTCGTATTAGATTCCGGATCAACTGTCGCTCAGATGGCCTTTCATTTACCGGCAGATGTGCTGGTCTATACAAACTCACTGGCCGTTGTGCAGCCAGCAGCCAAACGTGGTGTGCACGTTCACCTGGCGCCTGGATTGTATGTACCCGCCATGGGAGCTGTTTTTGGACAGGAAACTGAGGACTATTTTAGGAGACACAAATCAAGCATCTACTTCTTGTCATCGGCCCGTGTCGATGTCCGGACAGGGCTCTTCAACCTGAATGCGACGACGTATAACGTGAAACGCGTGGCGCTGGAGCATGCAAGCAGGAAAGTCCTCATGGTTCACCACGAGAAGTTTTGTGATGCGGGCTTGGACACTTTTGCACCATTATCGTCGGTTGACATGATCATCACTGACTTTGTCCCTGATATCTTCCGTGACCCGGTGTCTCAGTCAGGCGTTGAGGTCATTGAAATAGGAGGACA
This is a stretch of genomic DNA from Alicyclobacillus dauci. It encodes these proteins:
- a CDS encoding alpha-keto acid decarboxylase family protein, with product MENMMAVSGSGSQSGTTQKTLGQYLFDCLKLEGITEIFGVPGDYNFTLLDTLERYNGIRFINGRNELNSGYAADGYARIKGIAALITTFGVGELSACNAIAGANSENVPMIHIVGAPPEKDQTEHKLMHHTLMDGNFNVFRTVYEQITAYTAVLTPENAEIVIPTAIRIAKEKKKPVYLVVADDLVTKPINIRKEPEPTRPTSNLKTLQAAADHVRQLLERAHRPVILVDLKTMRFGLQTAVRQLADAMNVPVVTMMSGKGAFDETHPNYIGMYEGAFGSSLVQKTVENADCVIAVGMVWSDINTATFTAKLNPLVTVNIQPDMVKVAEAEYSNVLAADMLLAVQKLGYRGQGVRGNVSFPYDQITGSVDQPLNAADYYPRFQQMLKEGDIVIAETGSFYYGMAQVRLPRNVTYIAQGGWQSIGYATPSAYGASIAAPDRRVLLFTGDGSLQLAAQEISSMLYYGCKPIILVLNNDGYTIEKYLNVKTEIKDQRYNQIPRWSYTKLAEVFGGDAFTMTVRTNGELDRALTQAEKEHAGRLCIIEMIASDPMDAPEYMVRMRSYMEKQQSQK
- a CDS encoding DeoR/GlpR family DNA-binding transcription regulator; amino-acid sequence: MVTIKDIANTAGTSLSTVSRVLNGIAIRDKTLAEKIHKIAEQMNYQPNEAGRNLRMGSDDDFGPVLEIRSRQDVNVKRLIAAEAAKMVTARDVVVLDSGSTVAQMAFHLPADVLVYTNSLAVVQPAAKRGVHVHLAPGLYVPAMGAVFGQETEDYFRRHKSSIYFLSSARVDVRTGLFNLNATTYNVKRVALEHASRKVLMVHHEKFCDAGLDTFAPLSSVDMIITDFVPDIFRDPVSQSGVEVIEIGGQQ